One Anaeromyxobacter diazotrophicus genomic window, GGAAGCTCGGGCAGCCCATCGGCTCGCTCACGCAGCTCGGCTACCTCCTCGAGGAGGACGGAAGCTTCGGGCCCTCCATCCAGAAGGTGGTCCCGATGCCCCAGCTCGACGAGCTGGTCTTCGGCGGCTGGGACCCGATCGCCGACAACGTCTACCAGGCGGCGCGCCGGGCCAAGGTGCTCGACCACCACCTCGTCGACCAGCTCGAGGAGCCGCTCTCGGCCGTGAAGCCGATGAAGGCCGTCTTCGACAAGAGCTGGGTGCGCCGCCTCGACGGCCCGAACGTCAAGACCGGCTCCAAGAAGGCGATGGCCGAGGCGCTCTGCGAGGACATCCGCGGCTTCCTGCAGAAGAACGGCTGCGCCCGCGGCGTCATGGTGTGGACCGGCTCGACCGAGGTCTACGCCGAGGTCGGCCCCGCCCACCAGTCGCTCAAGGCCTTCGAGGCGGCGCTCGAGAAGAGCGACCCGACCATCGCCCCCTCGATGATCTACGCCTACGCCGCGCTGAAGTGCGGGCTCGCCTACCTGAACGGCGCGCCCAACCTCTCGGCCGACATCCCGGCGCTGCGCGAGCTGGCCGAGCGCGAGGGCCTGCCCACCGGCGGCAAGGACTTCAAGACCGGGCAGACGCTCATGAAGACCACCCTCGCCCCCATGCTGCACGCGCGGCTGCTCGGGCTCGAGGGCTGGTTCTCCACCAACATCCTCGGCAACCGCGACGGCGAGGTGCTGGACGACAAGGACAGCTTCAAGACCAAGGAGGTCTCGAAGCTCGGCGTGCTCGACGCCATCCTGGACGCGGAGAAGTACCCGGAGCTGTACCAGGACATCGACCACAAGGTGACGATCCACTACTACCCGCCCCGCGGCGACAACAAGGAAGGGTGGGACGCGATCGACATCAAGGGGTGGCTCGGGTACGGGATGGCCATCAAGGTCAACTTCCAGTGCCGCGACTCCATCCTGGCGGCGCCGCTCGTCCTCGACCTGGCGCTGCTCGGCGACCTCGCCCACCGCGCCGGGGAGAAGGGCCCGCAGGAGTGGCTCTCCTTCTTCTTCAAGAGCCCGGTGACCGTGCCGGGCCGCAGGGCGGTGATGGACCTCTTCCGGCAGCAGCGGAACGTCCACCAGCAGCTCCGCCGCTACGCCGAGGCGATCGCCGCCTCGGCCGCCGGCGCCAAGGTCGGCTAGGGCCCCCTGCGCCTCGCCCGGGCCCAAGGGCCCGGGCGAGCGCGCCGGCGCGGGTGTAGGTCGAGGTGCGGACCCGCCCGCGCCGCGCTCCCGTCGTGACGCTCGTCTTCGGGCGCCGATCGCGGTAGTGCTTGCACCGATGTCCCTCGCCGTCGCGCTCGCGATCGCGCTCACCGCACCCGCCACGGCGCCGGCGGCGGCCGACGCGGAGCCGAAGGCGTGGACCCTCGAGGCGCTGACGCAAGCGGCGCAGGCCGCCGACCCGCGCGTGCTGGCGGAGGCGGCGGAGCTGGCGCGGCTGCGAGGCGCCGAGGCGGAGGCGAACGCCGCCCAGCGGCCGGTGCTCGACTGGATCGTCTCCGCCGACGGCCCCATCCCCGAGCTGCGGAACGACCCCAACCACCTCGACGCGGTGAGCCCGTCGTCGCGCCTGCGCACCGGAGATCTCGGGACGCCGGGCGTGCACGGGCACCTCGGCGCCAACCTCACCTGGCCCGTCTTCACCTTCGGCCGGGCGGCCGCGTCCTCGCGGGCCGCGGCGCGGGCGGCCTCGGCCGGGGCCGCGACCGGCGAGGCGGCGCGGGCGCGCGCGGCGCGCGACGCGGCCGACATCTTCTGGAGCTACCAGGTCGCCCGCCGCGGCCTGGCGTCGCTCGACGAGACCGACCGCCAGCTGGCCGGGGCGCGCGAGCGGGTGGAACGGCTCCTGGGAGAGGGCTCGGCGAAGGTCTCGCGGCAGGACCTGGCGCAGCTCGACGTCTTCCGCGCCGAGCTGGCGGCGCGGCGCGCCGAGGCGAGCGCCGCGCGCGACCTGGCGCTCGAGGCGGGGCGCACGGTGGCGGGGCTGGCGGAGGACGCGCCCTTCGCCATCGCCATGGCCCCGCTGGAGGTCCCCCCGGCGACCCTCGCGCCACTCGCCCGCCACGCGGCGGCGGCGCAGGCGCTCCGGCCCGAGGTGGCCGCGGCGCGCGACCTGGTGGCCTCGCGCGAGGCCGCGCTCCTGGCGCGGCGGCGCGCGCTCTACCCGGAGCTGGTGGTGACGGGGAACCTCGACCTCAACTGGACGGGCTCGGCCACCCCGCAGACGAACCCCTTCGCCTGGGACCCGTACAACCGGCTGTGGGCCGGGCTGGGCCTCGCGCTGCGCGGCTCCATCGACCTGTGGCGCCCCTCGGCGCAGCTCCGCCAGGAGGAGGCGCAGGTGAGCCGGGCCCAGGCGGAGCTGGCCGGGGCCGAGCGCGCCGTGCGGATGGAGGTCGCGCGCGCCCACACCGGGCTGCGCGCGGCCCAGGAGCGCGCCGCCCGCCTCCGCGACCAGGAGGCCGCGGCCCGCCGCTGGCTCGCCCAGGCGGAGGCCTCCTTCGACGCGGGCAGCGCCGGGGCGGAGGCGGTCCTGCTCGCCGCGATGGCGAGCGCCCGCGCCGGCGCCGAGCGCCTCGCCGCCGTCCGCGACGCGCAGCTCGCCTACGCCGACCTGGCCCTGGCCGTGGGCGCCGACCCGAAGACGGTCAAGTAGTCTGGGAGCCGGGTGAGGCGCCGGTTGTGACGAGCGCCCGGTTCTCGCGCGCCCGCGCCCCCCTCCACGCTACACTGCCGGCGCACATGCGCGCGCTCTCGCTCGCCGCCGCCCTGGCGTTCGCCCTCGGCTGTGCCCGGCCGGTGCAGGCTCCGCCGGGCGGCGAGGACAGGCCCCCGGAGCTGGCGCTCCCGTCCGACGTCCGCCCCCTGCGCTACGCGCTCGAGCTGACGGTGCTGCCCGATCGCGAGGGGTTCGAGGGCGCGGTGGCCATCGACGTCGAGCTGGCGCGGCCGCTCTCGCGGCTCTGGCTCCACGCGCGCGACCTCACCGTGCGCGAGGCGACGGTGGAGGTGGGGGGCCTCGCCCGCCCCGCCACCCTCCAGGACGCTGGCGCCGGCGGGGTGGCGCGGCTCGCGGTGGCCACCCCGCTCCCGGCCGGGCGGGCGACCGTCCACCTCCGCTTCGAGGGCGTCTTCGCCGAGGGCGGCCCGGGGCTCGCCCGCGCGGCGGAGGGCGGGCGCGCCTACGCCTTCGCCCGGCTCGGCGCCGGCGAGGCGCGGCGCGCCTTCCCGTGCTTCGACGACCCCGCGCTGCAGGCGCCCTTCGAGGTGGCGCTCACGGTGCCCGCCGACGCGGTGGCCCTCTCGACCGGCGCCGCGGCGTCGGAGGAGCCGCTCGCAGGCGGTCTGAAGCGCGTCCGCTTCGCGCCGACGCCGCCCATCCCGGCGCACCTGCTCGCGCTCGCGGTGGGGCCGTTCGAGGTGGAGGCGCCGCCCCCGCTGGCCGCAGGTGGGCCGCGGGCGGGGGCGCTCCAGGTCCGGCTGCTCCGCCCGCGCGGGGCGCCCGCCGGCGACTTCGGCCCGGCGCTCGAGGCGGCGCGCCAGCTCGCGCCGCTCCTGGAGGTGTGGCTCGCGACCCCCTTCCCGTACCCACGGCTCGACGTGGTGGCGGTCCCGGCGGCGGACGGCGCCGTCGGCGCCGCGGCCGGGGTCGTCCTCGCCCCGGCCGCGCGCCTCGCGGCCCCGCGCGACGGCGAACCCGTCGCGCGCGAGCTCCCGGCCGGCGCGCTCCTCGCGCGGGCGCTGGCGCGCCAGTGGTTCGAGGGGCTGGTCGCGCCGGCCGCGCCGGACGACGCCTGGCTCCCGGGCGGCCTCGCCGCGCTCCTCGAGCGCGTGGCGCTCGAGCGCTGGCGGCCCGAGGCGCGGAGGGCCGACGACGAGGCGCGCGCCGTCGCGGAGGCCCTGCGGAGCTCGGCGCTGGCGGTGGCGCGGCCGCTGCGGCCGCCGCCGAGGACGGGCGCGGCCGGCTGGCCCGCGCTCGACGCCGCGGGCGAGGTGCACGCGGTCGCCGTCCTGCGAGGGCTGGAGCGGCTCCTGGGCGAGGAGCGCTTCCGGGCGGGGCTCGCCGCGCACCTGGCGGAGCACGCGCGCGGGGCTGCCTCCACCGACGCGCTCGCGGCGGCGCTGTCGCGCGCCGGCGGCCGCGACGTCGGCGCCGCGCTGCGCGCGGGGCTGGACGAGCCGGGCGCGCCGCTGGTCGTGGCGCGCAGCGCCTGCGACGCGGCCGGAGCGCGCGTCGAGCTCACCGCCGGGCGGTACCGGCCGATCGGCAGCCGCGCCGCCCCGCTCGCCTCCACGCTCCCGGTCTGCGCCCGCTTCGAGGCGGGCGGCGCGCTGGGCGAGCGCTGCACGGTGGTGGAGCGGGGCCGCGGGTCCCTGGCGCTCCCGGCGTGCCCGCGCTGGATCATGCCCGACGCGGGCGGCCGCTCCTGGCTCACCTTCGCCCTGGGCGCGGCCGACGTGCCGCGGCTGCGCGACGCGGGCTTCGCCCACCTCGCCGCGCCGGAGCGCGTGGCGCTCGGCGCCTCCGTGCTCGCCGACGCCGAGGCGGGCCGGCTCGCCTTCGGCGAGGCGCTCGACGCGCTCGCGC contains:
- a CDS encoding inositol-3-phosphate synthase, which produces MSKLSIRPQRPGDRLAVLMPGLGAVATTAIAGVEAVKRKLGQPIGSLTQLGYLLEEDGSFGPSIQKVVPMPQLDELVFGGWDPIADNVYQAARRAKVLDHHLVDQLEEPLSAVKPMKAVFDKSWVRRLDGPNVKTGSKKAMAEALCEDIRGFLQKNGCARGVMVWTGSTEVYAEVGPAHQSLKAFEAALEKSDPTIAPSMIYAYAALKCGLAYLNGAPNLSADIPALRELAEREGLPTGGKDFKTGQTLMKTTLAPMLHARLLGLEGWFSTNILGNRDGEVLDDKDSFKTKEVSKLGVLDAILDAEKYPELYQDIDHKVTIHYYPPRGDNKEGWDAIDIKGWLGYGMAIKVNFQCRDSILAAPLVLDLALLGDLAHRAGEKGPQEWLSFFFKSPVTVPGRRAVMDLFRQQRNVHQQLRRYAEAIAASAAGAKVG
- a CDS encoding M1 family metallopeptidase; the encoded protein is MRALSLAAALAFALGCARPVQAPPGGEDRPPELALPSDVRPLRYALELTVLPDREGFEGAVAIDVELARPLSRLWLHARDLTVREATVEVGGLARPATLQDAGAGGVARLAVATPLPAGRATVHLRFEGVFAEGGPGLARAAEGGRAYAFARLGAGEARRAFPCFDDPALQAPFEVALTVPADAVALSTGAAASEEPLAGGLKRVRFAPTPPIPAHLLALAVGPFEVEAPPPLAAGGPRAGALQVRLLRPRGAPAGDFGPALEAARQLAPLLEVWLATPFPYPRLDVVAVPAADGAVGAAAGVVLAPAARLAAPRDGEPVARELPAGALLARALARQWFEGLVAPAAPDDAWLPGGLAALLERVALERWRPEARRADDEARAVAEALRSSALAVARPLRPPPRTGAAGWPALDAAGEVHAVAVLRGLERLLGEERFRAGLAAHLAEHARGAASTDALAAALSRAGGRDVGAALRAGLDEPGAPLVVARSACDAAGARVELTAGRYRPIGSRAAPLASTLPVCARFEAGGALGERCTVVERGRGSLALPACPRWIMPDAGGRSWLTFALGAADVPRLRDAGFAHLAAPERVALGASVLADAEAGRLAFGEALDALAPLARDGAPAVALLPAEAFQEAADHLVPDAARPRARAALAELYRPRLRALGLAPAAGEDPERRALRAALARVLVAGARDPEAVHALAGRGAVYARPGEGRFRADAVSPELAPVALEAAVLDGDVATFDALVRRLLDGLGGDERRQALAAVGAARDAALAERVLALAAEPRLPAPERLALLRDQAAGPETRDGAWKVLQSRWAELAVALPPDAAAALPRVAASLCDRKRLEEARRFFESRLAKLPSASAAAAETLERIEGCVALREVQGASAAAYFEAR
- a CDS encoding TolC family protein, with amino-acid sequence MSLAVALAIALTAPATAPAAADAEPKAWTLEALTQAAQAADPRVLAEAAELARLRGAEAEANAAQRPVLDWIVSADGPIPELRNDPNHLDAVSPSSRLRTGDLGTPGVHGHLGANLTWPVFTFGRAAASSRAAARAASAGAATGEAARARAARDAADIFWSYQVARRGLASLDETDRQLAGARERVERLLGEGSAKVSRQDLAQLDVFRAELAARRAEASAARDLALEAGRTVAGLAEDAPFAIAMAPLEVPPATLAPLARHAAAAQALRPEVAAARDLVASREAALLARRRALYPELVVTGNLDLNWTGSATPQTNPFAWDPYNRLWAGLGLALRGSIDLWRPSAQLRQEEAQVSRAQAELAGAERAVRMEVARAHTGLRAAQERAARLRDQEAAARRWLAQAEASFDAGSAGAEAVLLAAMASARAGAERLAAVRDAQLAYADLALAVGADPKTVK